The window TCTCTTCTTTGGAGTGAGCCAGACCTGCTCCATGCAGACCGCCATATACTGCACAGGTACCGAAGGCAATTATGGTCTTGCACTTTTTGCGCATCTCAAGGGCCGCATGCCGGTCATGCTCTGTCCGGATAGAACCGGTGACAATACCGATCTCCGCTTCAGGATATAATTTTTCATCGGTCAGAACCGGACATTTCTGGATCTGAACGCTCTCTAAAAACTGCAGGATTTTTTCATGCAGGTCTACGATGGCCACGTGACAGCCTCCGCAGTCACACAGCCATTCGGTATTGAGTCGAACCTTACTGTTACTCATTTCTTTATCTCCGCGGAAACCAGGCTAACCCTGAATGGTAAGCAGCTTTAGACAGGCATTTTCACCTGCATGTTTAATCTCCAGAGTCGTCTTCTTACCCATGATCGTTTCCAGAGCACCCGCAAAGAATCCGTACATCATATTGCACAGGGAGCCCTCCTGGCTATGACCGAAACGAAACAGCGCCTGACGAATCATGCAGTCCCTGAATACCAGCAGAATCTGTGATTCACCTTTGTCATTGGTAGTAATCAACTCAGTCTGACCCAGCGGCTTGAAGGTTTCGAACCCCCAGAGACAACTATTTGCTGCGAGAATATTTCTGACCTCGTCGATTGCTTCCAACAGGTCATCAGTCTTTTGAGCGTTTTCCGAAAATGTCCTGCCCAGGTTACGACCTGCAGACATTGTCATGCTGTTTGCACCGCGTCCGAGAATGGGCTCTATACCGGCAGAAAGCGCTGCCATGAAATTCATGGTCTCCTGCAGCGTTCGCCGTTTTTTCAATACTTCCTCCACCTCATCCACCTCCCTTTTATATTGGCCGTATCCCCAAAAACAGCGAATCTGCATTTCAATGCTGCAGCTTCACTCTTTTCGTGCTGGAGAAAACCCTTTAAAAATGAACCACTTCAGAAATATCAGTGTAATGAGTATATTGGATAAGAACAAGAAAAAGTTAGCTATTTGGCCTCTTGGGCCTGTTGGGCTGATGAAGACAGGGGTGGTACAGCTGAATTGAGGGAGGCCCGACACACACCTTCAGATCGTCAGGCCACGGGAAGAAAATTCGTTGAACGAAGAATTGAAAATAGATGGAGGATGCTATTTTACAGATAAATAAACTTAAGTACCTGGTTACCAGCCATGCTCGCCGATAAGATCGACGAAACGAACACTGCTCAGGCGATCAATGCGTATTTTGTCATCTATTTTTTTTACAAGCTGGAGCTCCTGCACATTCTGGTCTCCCACCGGCATTATCAACCTGCCGGAATCAGCCAGCTGATCCAGAAGCGGTGTTGGAATCTCGGGACCGCCAGCGGTGACGATAATTGCATCATAGGGGCCATTTTCCGCCCACCCCAAAGTGCCGTCGTCAAGTTTGGCGACAATGTTAAAATATTTCAATTTGTCAAACACCTTTCGGGCAGTGGCCAGCAAGGTATTGAGTCGCTCGACGGTATAGACCCGCCGGCAGAGACGTGACAGCACAGCAGCCTGATAACCGGAACCGGTCCCGATTTCAAGAACTGTTTCATGTCCCTGTAATTGCAAGGCCTCTGTCATCAATGCCACGATGTACGGTGCGGAAATTGTCTGACCGGAAGCGATGGGCAACGGATAATCGCCATAGGCTCTCGCCCGCATGGCGTCATCCACAAAGAGATGTCTGGGTACCTCCGACATCGCCGCCAGGGTTCTTGGGTCAACCACGCCACGGGCCAGGATCTGTTCCTGCACCATCCTCTCCCGTGCGGTCTTATATCGATCTATCACTGCGGTGTCTTTTGCCAATCGAAGTCATTCGCCCAGGACGAGGAGTCCTGTAGTTGCGCGCCATATTTACACTCGGTAACCACGTTGTCTTTGATCAGTACGATAACAGTACCACTGTTCGGCTGACCGAAGTACCTGCCGACAACCGGCGCATTTTTAAGCTTAGATCTCTCATATTCGGTGTAAATCCACTTCTCTGCACCGTCATCGAGAACGAATTGTTCATCGGGCTCACCAAGAAAGGTCAGCACATCGTCCCGGCCGGAAACTCCGACCTCTACAAGGGCCGCATCGGAAGCCAGATGTCGTACTGGTTTATTATAGCATCCCGAAAGGGTAAATGTGGCCAGTAAAATTAGTATCAACGGTCGAAACATGGCAGGCATCGTGTTTTCTCCAGTGAATTACACAGCTATGGGATAATGAAAAGCTCTATAGTCTGTCCGCAAACATTTTTCAACACCAAATGTCAGGGAGGTTTGCCACGCCAGGCTATCGGCCAGACCGACCCGGCATAGAAAATCACAGCTGTCTATATAATCAGACAGCTGTGATTGATGCAATGTTTAAGGTGTGATCGAAAAGGGATGTGATCAGTCCTGAAGGGCTCGACCGAGGATTTTGTAGTTCCGCTCCACCATCACCAGCGGATCAACGATCAGGCCAGCCTGAATCATGGCGTTGTCGTAAATCTGCAAAGCAACGTCTGCGGCAAAATCAGCATCTGCTTTCTGCAGGTCGGCGAGCTTTTTGATAATCGGATTTTTGGGGTTGATCTCCAGATTTTTCTTGGAGTCACCTCCCATACCGAGCCCTTTTTCCGCCCTGCTGGCAGCAAGCACCCGCTCCATGGAAGATGTCATATAGCCATCGGGATTGACAATCATAGCCGGGGCATCAACCAGACGCTTGGAGACAATGACATCTCCAACCTGATCTGCGAGGGTCTCCTTCAGCCAAGCAACCAGGGAGTCAGTCGACTGATCATCAAGCTTCTC of the Desulfosediminicola ganghwensis genome contains:
- a CDS encoding protein-L-isoaspartate(D-aspartate) O-methyltransferase translates to MIDRYKTARERMVQEQILARGVVDPRTLAAMSEVPRHLFVDDAMRARAYGDYPLPIASGQTISAPYIVALMTEALQLQGHETVLEIGTGSGYQAAVLSRLCRRVYTVERLNTLLATARKVFDKLKYFNIVAKLDDGTLGWAENGPYDAIIVTAGGPEIPTPLLDQLADSGRLIMPVGDQNVQELQLVKKIDDKIRIDRLSSVRFVDLIGEHGW